The genomic interval CAACAATAAGGACAGCTTATGGTCTTCTCAAACAGTTCGTTATTCATAAAAACCTTTCTAAAAGTAGCGGGTATGTGTTTACATGTAAAGGCAAAAAAGTATTGCCAGACCTTTACAAGTCTAGCAATACCACGTCAACCATCTCACCTTTTTCAATTTTTTGCACCTCTTTTTCAACGCGTAGAAGCACGGGATTGCCTAAGAGATTATTGAGTATGGCGCTACTGCCCTCTTTTTTGCCTTGCAAGTCAACGACAAGCTGACCTTCGACAAAGCGAAGATTGCAAGCAGTAAATTCCACAAATTTGGAGCGTTTTTTATAGAGTTCTCCCATGAACGCTTTAATCGTTGGTAAGGCAAAGGTTTGAGCGCGCAGTTTGCGAAGCAGTGGAGCGATGAATAAAAAGGTACAGACCGAAGCACTGTAGGGAAAGCCTGGAAGCGCATAAATGTATTTGTGTCCTGTTTTGACGACACGAATGTGGCGCCCTGGTTTCATGTAGGAGCCGTCGATGATATTTTCGATCTTCATATCGGTCAGAATGCTTTGCAAATAGTCAAAATCCCCGACACTGCCGCCACCCGTGGTGATGACGATGTCGCTCCACATGAGCGCTTGTCTGAGTTGCTGTTCGATCACATCACGATCATCTCGGATGAGTTTAAAACGCATTGTTTCACAACTGAGTTGGCGTAAAATCGCTTCAACGGTGACGTGGTTTGAACTGCGAATTTGTGCAAAAGAGGTTTTTGGCTCACCAAAATCTAAGATTTCATTGCCGGTTGAAAGAATGGCGATGCGCGGTTTCATAAAGACTTCGACTTGCACCATACTCACTTCCGCCATCACACCGATCTCAGCAAAACCGATCTTTGTACCTTTTTTGATGAGCACTTCACCCGCCTTGTAGTTTTCGCCAATCGGTCGAACCGCAAAACCTTTGGAGACTGCGGAAGTGATGTGAATCTTGCCCTCTTTTACTTCGACATTTTCGATGGGAATCAGCGTGTCGCTACCTTCGCTCATCAGTGTGCCCGTAAAGGTTTTCACACATTCGCCTTTATTTACGACACCGTGTGTTTCAGTTCCAGCAGGGATAAAATCGCTGATGGTGAGTGAGCCTAGTTGTTGATCTTCAAAACGAATGGCATACCCATCCATCGAAGAGGTTGCGTGTGTTGGGTTATTTTCAAGGGCTACGATGTCAACGGCAAGAAAGCGACCAAGGGCATCGCCGATGAAAATATTTTCAATGCCAATTTCTGTTTTTATGGAGTTTTCAAGTGCTCTGAGGGTTTCATCAAAGGGTAGGAAATTCTTGCTCATGCATCCGCCTTTAACAGTCCAGAACCACTAAGAAGATGAGAACGCTCTTTGGCGTAGACGCGTTTTCCATCCACCAGGTCATACTTCCAAATCGGTGCATTGGCTTTAAAATCTTCAACAAAATCGTTGATCATTGAAAGTGCCACTTTGCGTTTGGGAGAAACCACAGCGGCGATGTAACTTGAAGTGTGATTGAGCACGTCACCACGAGAGTGCGCCATGAGAAGGTAAGCGTTTTGCGCTTTGGCTTTTTCTTGCCATGCGTTAAACCAGTTATTTAAGATAGGCTCATAAATATCAAAACTAAGACCCTCTATGCCATCTTCATCTCGAACGATGCCGACAAAAGGGATAAATGCGCCGTAATTTTGCTCGCTGATTTGATCGTACCAAGCAGCCAAAATACTCTTTACATGTAAAGATCCATCGTGAAGTTCTAACATAAGATCAACCTCCACAAACGGGAGGGAGAAGTGAGATTTTATCTTCTTTTTTAAGGGGAATATTGAGGTCGCAAACGAGGGTATCGTTTATGGCAACCGCGCAGATGGCAAGCCAATCTTGAAGTTCTTTATCGTCTTTGAAAAAGGTTTTAAGTTCGTTTAAATTCGCAATATCCACTTCAATACTAGGACGCCCAAGGGGGCCTAAAAATTCGACTTTTGCCACATCTTTTCCTTATTACATGTAAGAAATTTCAAGGAAGTGCGGGGGTGCAACTTCCTTGAAGTCTTTTCAGACAGGTAATATTCGTATATTTTTACTTAATTTCTCTTGTAGGACAGCTTCGATCGCAAAAAGTGTGCCTGTTGAGCTACTCGCACAACCACTGCACGCGCCAAGATAACGGATGTAAACATCGCTCATACCATCACCACCCTCTTTAATGTCAAGGATTTCGAGGTTACCGCCATCCATGACCAGCATCGGACGAATGTTTTCGTCGATCACCGCTTCAATTTGTTGGAATTTTTTAACCACGGTCAGATCATCAAAGTTCACGGTATTGCTACCTTCGATTTTTGAATCAGAGATCGCAAGCAGATGATCATGGTCCATCTCAGCTCTCGTGTCTCTTAGAATGTCAACAAGGTAATGCTCACGTGCCTCATGTCCACCAGGCTTGATACAGGATTTACAAAACGCACCTGCTTTGGTGTAGTTGGTGATCTCTTCAATGGTTTTGAGGTTGTTGATCTTGATGACCTCTTTGATCGTTCCAAGACTCACACGCGCACATTCACACACGATAACGTCGTCTTCAAAGGAAGCGGCATCCACGCCTTTATACGAAGCTGCTGCTGCTTTAATAACATCGTATGCCATAACAGAACAGTGCATTTTTTGAGGCGGAACCGCTGGAACATCGGGTGTATCGCGCATCGCTTTTTCAACGTCAATATTGGTAATTTTGACCGCTTCAGAAACCGTTTTGCCTTTACAAAGCTCTGCCATGGTATCGGAACTTGCGATCGCTGTACCGCAGCCAAAACTTTTAAATTTAGCTTGTTTAATCACTTCTGTTGCTTCATCAACGATCCAGTAAAGTCTGACGGCGTCGCCACAGCTCTCTGCGCCAAAGTCCGCAATAATGAGCTTTCCGCCCTCATTTTTTGCATCATCTTCCGTCAACTCACCCATATTTTGGGGATGGTTCATCAAATCTTGTACTTTTTGGCTGTATTCTTCCCAGATGGAACCGCCAATTAAACTATTTTTTGCCATTTTTTTATCCTTTATAATTCTTTACATGTAAACGTAAAAGCACCAAAGGTGCGCGGGCGCTCTGCCAAAGAGAACCCAGTGTTAACGTAGCTTTTAAAGCTTTGCTTTAAAAGCGTGTCTAGATCGCTTATAACTTACTAACGTGCCACTCTGGCGCGTACGCATACGTGCTTGAAATGGCACGAAGTCTGATCACCGCTTTTTGAATCACATCAATCGCAAAATCAATCTCTTCTTCTGTGGTGAACCGTGAAAGCGAAAGACGAAGTGCCGTGTGGGCTAAATCAGCTTCGGCGCCAATCGCTTCCATAACAGGGTTTGACTCTAACGCTTCACTTGCGCAGGCACTTCCGGTACTCGCACCGATGCCACTTTGGTTGAGATCCCACAGCATCGCTTCGCCTTCAATGCCTTTTACACTGACCAAAATGGTATTAGGAACTCTCTGTTCTTTCGTTCCAATAACCATCATTTCAGGGATTTCCAAAAGAGCATCTTCTAGTTTGTCACGAAGACGTCTTACATTGCTTTTTTCAAAATCAAGCGCTTCCACAGCCAGTTCCATTGCTCTACCCATACCTACGATGCTTGCAACATTAAGGGTTCCACTGCGACGTCCACCCATATGCTCACCACCATGAAAAAACGGTGACAAGGGTTGTCCATTGCGGATGTAAAGCGCACCAATCCCTTTAGGACCGTGGAATTTATGTGCTGAGAAACTGAGAAAATCCACATAGACTTTTTTGACATCGACAGGAACTTTACCAATGGCTTGAACGGCATCGGTATGAAAAAGGACACCTCTTTCTTTGCAAATTGCACCGATTTCTTCAATAGGGAAAAGCATACCGGTTTCGTTATTCGCCCACATGATGGAAACAAGCGCTGTTGTATCCGTAATAGCATTTTTAAGATCTTCTACATCAATGACACCATCGCTATTGACAGGAAGATACGTCACTTTAACACCTAAGCTTTCTAAAAATTTACACGAAGCCCCAACCGCAGGATGCTCAACTTCACTGGTAATAATGTGATCTTTGTCGCCATTTAAAATGTAGTCATTATAGATACTTTTAATCACCCAGTTATTACTCTCAGTCGCACAGGACGTAATGACAATGTCATCCTCATCGCTAGCGTTAATGCCCGCATAAAGTTGATCCATCGCTTTGCGAAGTGCGGGGTGGCTCTCACTGCCAAATTCATGCAAAGAATTTGGATTGCCATACATTTGGCAAAAATAAGGAACCATCTCTGCAAACACTTTAGGGTCAACGATGGTTGTCGCGTTATTATCTAAATAGACTCTCATTGGCTTCACTCTCCGTTTCTATATAGGATAAAGTTTATCCTAATTAATTTTTGAATACTAGTATTTTCTATATTAAAAAATACTAAAGAAATTTAGGCAATAATCTGTTTTAACTCAGCAACGGTTGCTTCAAACTCAAAAACCTCTTCGGGCGCTTGCTGTAAAAAGCCATTCATCTTCTCTTTTTTATTGATCGCCATATCGAGTTCTTTATCGTTGCCCTTTTCGTATGCACCGATGCGGACGAGAACTTCGTTCTCTTTCAAAATGGAATTGAGCCGTTTAAAACGCATCGCCGCTTTTTTATGCTCGGCATCGATGACATCCCCCATAACCCTTGAAGCACTGTTTTGAATGCTAATGGGAGGATAAATACCATAATCGGTAAGCTCACGACTCAGCACGATGTGACCATCCAAAATACTCCGAGACTGATCGGCAATCGGATCGCTTAGATCATCACCTTCAACAAGTACCGTAAAGAACGCTGTAATCGAGCCTTTGCCCTCTTCTTTTCCCGCTCGCTCCATGAGTTGAGGCAAAAGAGCCAAAACAGAAGGCGGGTAGCCTTTAGAGGTGGGTGGCTCACCCAAAGACAGACCAATTTCACGTTGTGCCATTGCAAAACGTGTCACAGAATCCATCATAAACAGAACATCGCGTCCTTGGTCTTTAAAATACTCGGCAATGCTCATCGCTGAAAAGGCACCGTATTTGCGCATCAAAGGCGAATCATCGCTGGTTGCAACCACAATTACAGTATTTTCAAGGTTACCGCCTAAGTTTTTTTCAATAAACTCAGGCACCTCACGTCCACGTTCCCCTATGAGCGCTACGACTTTAATGGAAGCTTCAGCCCCTTTAACGATCATGCCCATCAGCGTGGACTTACCCACACCACTTCCTGCGAAAATGCCCATTTTCTGACCTTTGCCACAGGTTAAAAGTCCATCAATGGTCTTGACACCGACACGAAATGGCTCGTTAATAAGCCCTCGTTTCATCGGATCAAGTGGCGCTTTCATGATCGGTGCTTGTGAACTTGCACCTATCGTTCCTTTGCCATCTTTGGGGCGAATAAACGGATCAACCACGCGTCCAAGAAGCTCTTCGCCCACAGGAATCATCATGCCCTGCTCGCTGATAAACACTTTATCGCCTGTTTTGAAGCCTTCAATAAAACCAAAAGGAGAGATAAAAAAGGAGTTGCGATCCACTTCCGTGATCATGCCAAGCTCACTTTTATGACCATCCAAAGAGACGATTTTGACAATATCGCCAATACTGGGTCTTAGTCCACACGCCTCAATGGTCGTGGAGCTGATTTTGGTGATCGTGCCAAACATGGGAGAGAGGCTTTTACCGTTAAGTTGTTTTTTGAGGCGTTCGAGTGGCATTAGTAGCGATTAGCCTGTGGTGCATTAATGATGTCAAAAAACTCTTTTCGCGTATCTGCTTTGAGAAAAAGTCCTCGAAGGGCTGATGTAGTGGTGTTGGAGTGTGTTTTTTCAACGCCTCGCATTTCCATGCACATATGGCGCGCTTGAATGACAACACCCACGCCTTTAGGAGCAATGACATCATCAATCGCTTTAGCGATCTGTTCAGTGAGTTGTTCTTGAATTTGAAGACGACGGGCAAAAATGTCAACCATACGAGGAATTTTAGAAAGTCCAACGACTTTTCCATTCGGAATGTAGGCAACATGCGCGCGTCCAATAATCGGTAAAAGGTGATGTTCACACATCGAATAAAATTCTATATCTTTAATCAGTACCATTTGGTTATTATCGCTCTCAAAAAGTGCCTCACCTAAAACTTCATTGGGACTTTGATGATAGCCTTGTGTCATATGTTCATACGCTTTAAACACACGTGTTGGTGTCTTTAAAAGCCCCTCACGCTCGGTATTTTCACCGATGATTTCTAACATCGTTTTAACGGCTTGTTCGAACTCTTCTCTTCGTTGCATTGTGATTCACTTCTGTTAAAATTAAGACGAGATATTTTATCTGCTTTTTGCTTTTTAATGGATAAAAAGCGACTTAAAAGCAAATTTTTGCTATATTTGAGCAAAATTTTATATCGAAAAGGGATTTTATGCAAATTAAAGTTAACCGTACTAATAGTGCTAATGCTGCAGTTGAAGCGACTATTTCACCTGCACTTTTACAAAAGAAAGAAGAGAAGATGATTGCATCGGCTGCTTCAAATATGAAAGTGGATGGGTTTAGAAAAGGAAAGGTTCCTGCACACATCGTTAAAGCACGTTACGGCAAACAACTTAAAGAAGACGCACAAACCGAAGTTCTCAGAGAACTTTACACGAAAGCTTTGGCTGAACTTGATGTTAAAGCAGACCTTGTTGTTGGAGAGCCAAGTTTCTCAAAATTTGAAGAGAAAGAGGGCGGGTTAGAACTTGTGATGAAACTTTCATTTAAACCAACCGTAGTTGTTGAAGGCTACAAAGAGTGCGTACCTGAATACAAAGCGCCAAAAGTAACGAAAAAAGAGATCAGTGAGCGACTTGAGAAAACGTTAGCACTGGTTGCTGAGCTTAAAACCGTTGAAGAAAAACGTGCTGTTAAATCAGGCGACTTTGTTGTGATCGATTTTGAAGGTTTTGTCGATGGTGTCGCGTTTGAAGGTGGAAAAGCGGAGAGCTATACCCTTGAAATCGGAAGTGGATCATTTATCCCAGGTTTTGAAGATGGCATTATCGGACTCAAAGTCAGTAGCAAAAGCAAAGATATTGCAGTAACGTTCCCAGAGACTTACGGAAACAAAGACCTTGCAGGTAAACCAACGGTGTTTAAAGTCACCATTAAAGAGATCAAAGTCAAAGATGTTCCTGAAACACCAAGTGAAGAGATGATCAAAAAATTACTTCCAGGGGTTGAAACTCCAACGTTAGCCGTACTTGAAGAGCAAATTGAGACCGAAATCCGCAATGAAAAACTTGCAAAACTTTTCAACGATGAAGTCAAACCTAAATTTGTTGAAAATATTTTAGAAAAACTCGCTCTTGACTTACCAGAAAACATCGTTGACCAAGAGATTGATCTTCAAATGCGTGGCGTGTTTGGAAAGCTCAGTGAAGACGAAATCAAAGAATATGCAGGCAATCCTGAGAAAATCAAAGAAAAACGAGAAGAGTTTAGAACAGAGTCAGAAAAAAGTGTTAAACTTACCTTTATTGTTGACGAACTAGCCAAACAAGAAGGGATTAATGTCAGTGACCAAGAAGTCCTTCAAATGATCTACTTTGAAGCGATGCAACAAGGTGCAAATCCAAAAGAGTACCTAGAGTATTATGAGAAACAAGGTGTTCTTCCAGCGATTAAAATGTCCATCATTGAAGAGAGACTCTTCACAAAGCTTTTTACTAAAGGTAAATAATGAGCTATTATGTTCCAGTCGTTATCGAAAAAACGGGTCGAGGGGAAAGAAGTTATGACATCTATTCTCGCCTTTTAAAAGATCGTATCATCATGCTTAGCGGTGAGATTAATGATGTTGTTGCTTCTTCCATTGTTGCACAGCTACTTTTCCTTGAAGCGGAAGATCCTGAAAAAGACATCTATCTTTACATCAACTCTCCGGGTGGTGTTATTACCAGTGGTTTTAGCATCTATGACACGATGAATTATGTCAGACCCGATATCAGCACTATTTGTATCGGTCAAGCGGCATCCATGGGAGCATTTTTACTTAGCTCTGGCGCCAAAGGTAAACGTTACGCGCTTCCAAATGCACGCATTATGATTCACCAACCCTTAGGTGGTGCTCAAGGACAAGCAACCGACATTGAGATTCAAGCGAAAGAAATTTTGAGAATGAAACAAGTGCTCAATGAAATTTTGGCAAAAAACTGTTCACAAAAACTCCCTAAAATCATCAAAGATACAGAGAGAGACTTTTTCATGAGTGCGGAAGAGTCAAGTGCATACGGTTTAATTGATAAAGTATTAGATAAAAGTTTTAAATAACATAAAGAAGGCAAACAATGGTTCGTTTTAACAAAGAAAAAGGGAAGACGGGTGTTTATAATATCGATGTCAAGGATGATTCGATTGAGCAAGCTCCACCCCCCGCCCATTCCTAAAGAGCCTATTGTTCCTCAAGCTTCTAATGTGGAGCTTGAAAAATTTGCCGCGTTGGTACTCAAGGTGTTGGGAGATGAAAATATCCCTCCCACCCCTACCAATTTTCAGATCTATTTTGACAAACTTTTAGAGAGTAAACCCGTTGCGTTTAGAAAACGCATTAATGACTTTTTGGATCTAGAAAATACAAACAATGATGAAAATCATGCACGCATTGAGCGCGAAGTGAAAGAGGGTTTTGCGCAGATTAAAAACATTATGCAAGTGGTTTCTACGGTCTATCGCAACCTTAATGTCATGCAAGAGATTATCAAAAAACGCTCAACCCAGCTAGAGATAAACTCTAACCCACTTTCGATTCAAAATATTATCTCAACGCTGAGTGAAGATCTTAATAAAATGTTTGCGTTGACCACCAAGCAAATTGATCTTTTAAAAGATTATTACCAAAAAACAACAACGATCCTGCAAGAGGTCGATAACCAATCTATTTTTGATGTCAAATACGGTGTTTACAATCGCAGATACCTGCTTAAATCGCTCCAAGATGAGATCAAATTGATTAAAAATTATGCGCATTCAAGCTCTTTGGTGTTAGCGCGCGTTAAAGAAGATACGTTGGAGAAGATTGTCAATAAAAAAGACAAAGACACCGTTGTGCGCAACATTGCTAAATTGCTTCTGAAAACGTCTCGCAGAAGCGATATTGTAGCGCATTTTGGCGATGGCATTTTTGCGATGATTCTCAAACATACTGATATTACGAGTGCGAAAAAAGCGTGCGATCGTATCAGTGAACTGGTCTATCAAACCAGCTTTT from Sulfurospirillum multivorans DSM 12446 carries:
- the folE gene encoding GTP cyclohydrolase I FolE, producing the protein MQRREEFEQAVKTMLEIIGENTEREGLLKTPTRVFKAYEHMTQGYHQSPNEVLGEALFESDNNQMVLIKDIEFYSMCEHHLLPIIGRAHVAYIPNGKVVGLSKIPRMVDIFARRLQIQEQLTEQIAKAIDDVIAPKGVGVVIQARHMCMEMRGVEKTHSNTTTSALRGLFLKADTRKEFFDIINAPQANRY
- a CDS encoding NifS family cysteine desulfurase, which encodes MRVYLDNNATTIVDPKVFAEMVPYFCQMYGNPNSLHEFGSESHPALRKAMDQLYAGINASDEDDIVITSCATESNNWVIKSIYNDYILNGDKDHIITSEVEHPAVGASCKFLESLGVKVTYLPVNSDGVIDVEDLKNAITDTTALVSIMWANNETGMLFPIEEIGAICKERGVLFHTDAVQAIGKVPVDVKKVYVDFLSFSAHKFHGPKGIGALYIRNGQPLSPFFHGGEHMGGRRSGTLNVASIVGMGRAMELAVEALDFEKSNVRRLRDKLEDALLEIPEMMVIGTKEQRVPNTILVSVKGIEGEAMLWDLNQSGIGASTGSACASEALESNPVMEAIGAEADLAHTALRLSLSRFTTEEEIDFAIDVIQKAVIRLRAISSTYAYAPEWHVSKL
- a CDS encoding iron-sulfur cluster assembly scaffold protein NifU produces the protein MAKNSLIGGSIWEEYSQKVQDLMNHPQNMGELTEDDAKNEGGKLIIADFGAESCGDAVRLYWIVDEATEVIKQAKFKSFGCGTAIASSDTMAELCKGKTVSEAVKITNIDVEKAMRDTPDVPAVPPQKMHCSVMAYDVIKAAAASYKGVDAASFEDDVIVCECARVSLGTIKEVIKINNLKTIEEITNYTKAGAFCKSCIKPGGHEAREHYLVDILRDTRAEMDHDHLLAISDSKIEGSNTVNFDDLTVVKKFQQIEAVIDENIRPMLVMDGGNLEILDIKEGGDGMSDVYIRYLGACSGCASSSTGTLFAIEAVLQEKLSKNIRILPV
- a CDS encoding molybdopterin molybdotransferase MoeA; the protein is MSKNFLPFDETLRALENSIKTEIGIENIFIGDALGRFLAVDIVALENNPTHATSSMDGYAIRFEDQQLGSLTISDFIPAGTETHGVVNKGECVKTFTGTLMSEGSDTLIPIENVEVKEGKIHITSAVSKGFAVRPIGENYKAGEVLIKKGTKIGFAEIGVMAEVSMVQVEVFMKPRIAILSTGNEILDFGEPKTSFAQIRSSNHVTVEAILRQLSCETMRFKLIRDDRDVIEQQLRQALMWSDIVITTGGGSVGDFDYLQSILTDMKIENIIDGSYMKPGRHIRVVKTGHKYIYALPGFPYSASVCTFLFIAPLLRKLRAQTFALPTIKAFMGELYKKRSKFVEFTACNLRFVEGQLVVDLQGKKEGSSAILNNLLGNPVLLRVEKEVQKIEKGEMVDVVLLDL
- a CDS encoding molybdopterin synthase catalytic subunit is translated as MLELHDGSLHVKSILAAWYDQISEQNYGAFIPFVGIVRDEDGIEGLSFDIYEPILNNWFNAWQEKAKAQNAYLLMAHSRGDVLNHTSSYIAAVVSPKRKVALSMINDFVEDFKANAPIWKYDLVDGKRVYAKERSHLLSGSGLLKADA
- the clpP gene encoding ATP-dependent Clp endopeptidase proteolytic subunit ClpP, producing MSYYVPVVIEKTGRGERSYDIYSRLLKDRIIMLSGEINDVVASSIVAQLLFLEAEDPEKDIYLYINSPGGVITSGFSIYDTMNYVRPDISTICIGQAASMGAFLLSSGAKGKRYALPNARIMIHQPLGGAQGQATDIEIQAKEILRMKQVLNEILAKNCSQKLPKIIKDTERDFFMSAEESSAYGLIDKVLDKSFK
- the fliI gene encoding flagellar protein export ATPase FliI encodes the protein MPLERLKKQLNGKSLSPMFGTITKISSTTIEACGLRPSIGDIVKIVSLDGHKSELGMITEVDRNSFFISPFGFIEGFKTGDKVFISEQGMMIPVGEELLGRVVDPFIRPKDGKGTIGASSQAPIMKAPLDPMKRGLINEPFRVGVKTIDGLLTCGKGQKMGIFAGSGVGKSTLMGMIVKGAEASIKVVALIGERGREVPEFIEKNLGGNLENTVIVVATSDDSPLMRKYGAFSAMSIAEYFKDQGRDVLFMMDSVTRFAMAQREIGLSLGEPPTSKGYPPSVLALLPQLMERAGKEEGKGSITAFFTVLVEGDDLSDPIADQSRSILDGHIVLSRELTDYGIYPPISIQNSASRVMGDVIDAEHKKAAMRFKRLNSILKENEVLVRIGAYEKGNDKELDMAINKKEKMNGFLQQAPEEVFEFEATVAELKQIIA
- a CDS encoding MoaD/ThiS family protein; this translates as MAKVEFLGPLGRPSIEVDIANLNELKTFFKDDKELQDWLAICAVAINDTLVCDLNIPLKKEDKISLLPPVCGG
- a CDS encoding GGDEF domain-containing protein; translation: MSKLHPPPIPKEPIVPQASNVELEKFAALVLKVLGDENIPPTPTNFQIYFDKLLESKPVAFRKRINDFLDLENTNNDENHARIEREVKEGFAQIKNIMQVVSTVYRNLNVMQEIIKKRSTQLEINSNPLSIQNIISTLSEDLNKMFALTTKQIDLLKDYYQKTTTILQEVDNQSIFDVKYGVYNRRYLLKSLQDEIKLIKNYAHSSSLVLARVKEDTLEKIVNKKDKDTVVRNIAKLLLKTSRRSDIVAHFGDGIFAMILKHTDITSAKKACDRISELVYQTSFFVGTGEVETDIELSIVALDTEHNSEEFISATLEELPHTGKKFVPYIVCTPSLPSEEL
- the tig gene encoding trigger factor, whose product is MQIKVNRTNSANAAVEATISPALLQKKEEKMIASAASNMKVDGFRKGKVPAHIVKARYGKQLKEDAQTEVLRELYTKALAELDVKADLVVGEPSFSKFEEKEGGLELVMKLSFKPTVVVEGYKECVPEYKAPKVTKKEISERLEKTLALVAELKTVEEKRAVKSGDFVVIDFEGFVDGVAFEGGKAESYTLEIGSGSFIPGFEDGIIGLKVSSKSKDIAVTFPETYGNKDLAGKPTVFKVTIKEIKVKDVPETPSEEMIKKLLPGVETPTLAVLEEQIETEIRNEKLAKLFNDEVKPKFVENILEKLALDLPENIVDQEIDLQMRGVFGKLSEDEIKEYAGNPEKIKEKREEFRTESEKSVKLTFIVDELAKQEGINVSDQEVLQMIYFEAMQQGANPKEYLEYYEKQGVLPAIKMSIIEERLFTKLFTKGK